The Chitinophaga sp. H8 genome contains a region encoding:
- a CDS encoding CDGSH iron-sulfur domain-containing protein → MVKTKITVNSNGSLKVDGSFEIVDKDGNVYDLAGREIVSICRCGLSKNKPFCDGSHRGHFEHDAVAFSLPPKK, encoded by the coding sequence ATGGTGAAGACGAAAATTACAGTAAACAGCAACGGTTCTCTTAAGGTAGACGGTAGTTTTGAAATAGTAGATAAAGATGGCAATGTGTATGACCTGGCTGGCAGGGAGATTGTCTCTATTTGCCGTTGTGGGCTTTCAAAAAATAAGCCTTTTTGTGATGGATCACATAGAGGACACTTTGAGCACGATGCGGTAGCATTTAGCTTGCCTCCCAAAAAATAA
- a CDS encoding LysR substrate-binding domain-containing protein encodes MLSNRHLIFMEVASQKSFSRASEALFISQPGVSIHIRALEEQYKTKLFERKGLQIELTEAGQLLYKRLLTVKQIQQETEFDISVLQSSLQATGTLNLGASTTAALYILPKVMSAFNREYPLVNISLLNRNSEIVLEALLNKEINIGVTEEKGKLTNVTYEPFLKDQIVAVCSPNNPLARKKAYPLKAILQMPVAIRERGSGTLEAIKKGLQKSKIGLDNLNIKARLGGTEALKNFLVESDCVGFLSTRSVAKELKSGELTLLPFEGLRIERSFYFIQRKGEMSDLNKRFIKMALAIYK; translated from the coding sequence ATGCTATCCAACCGTCATCTAATCTTCATGGAAGTAGCCAGCCAGAAGAGTTTTTCCAGGGCCAGCGAAGCATTATTCATCTCTCAGCCCGGTGTAAGTATACATATCAGGGCACTGGAAGAGCAATACAAAACCAAATTATTTGAGCGGAAAGGCCTGCAAATTGAGCTTACAGAAGCAGGGCAATTGCTGTATAAAAGGCTGCTTACCGTTAAGCAAATCCAGCAGGAAACGGAATTTGATATCTCCGTACTGCAAAGCTCCTTGCAGGCTACCGGCACATTGAACCTGGGTGCCAGCACTACAGCGGCACTTTATATCCTGCCAAAGGTGATGTCGGCTTTTAACCGGGAATACCCGCTTGTTAATATTTCCCTGCTCAACCGGAACAGTGAGATCGTATTAGAAGCCTTACTGAATAAAGAAATTAATATAGGCGTAACAGAAGAAAAAGGAAAACTGACCAACGTTACCTATGAACCTTTTCTAAAAGACCAGATAGTGGCAGTATGCAGCCCTAATAACCCACTTGCCAGAAAAAAAGCATATCCGCTAAAGGCTATTCTGCAAATGCCGGTAGCCATCCGGGAAAGAGGCAGCGGTACATTGGAAGCAATAAAAAAAGGGCTGCAGAAGAGTAAGATAGGTCTGGACAATCTGAATATCAAAGCGCGGCTGGGTGGCACGGAAGCACTGAAGAATTTCCTGGTAGAATCAGATTGTGTAGGTTTCCTTTCTACCAGGTCGGTGGCCAAGGAATTAAAATCAGGTGAACTCACCCTCCTCCCTTTTGAAGGACTGCGTATTGAGCGGAGCTTCTACTTTATCCAGCGAAAAGGAGAAATGAGCGACTTAAATAAACGCTTCATTAAAATGGCACTGGCTATCTATAAGTAA
- a CDS encoding RNA polymerase sigma factor → MKITEKEFLALIDTNKAMIHKIANMYMAHKEDQQDLFQEIVYQLWKSLNTFQGGSKFSTWMYRVALNTAMVFLKKDKRKISASDQLPEHLTQEDDGASEKENQLAHFYKALQQLDNIEKAIIFYHLEDFSHRETGINLGISEGNVRVKLNRAKNKIKELIKSQGYEF, encoded by the coding sequence GTGAAAATCACTGAAAAGGAATTCCTTGCACTTATTGACACCAACAAAGCCATGATACATAAGATCGCAAATATGTACATGGCCCACAAAGAAGATCAGCAAGACCTGTTCCAGGAGATTGTATATCAGCTTTGGAAGTCCCTGAATACTTTTCAGGGAGGGAGTAAATTCTCCACCTGGATGTACCGGGTAGCTTTAAATACCGCTATGGTTTTCCTGAAGAAGGATAAAAGGAAAATATCTGCCAGCGATCAACTGCCCGAACATCTGACACAGGAAGACGACGGCGCCAGCGAAAAAGAAAACCAGCTGGCTCATTTCTACAAAGCTTTACAACAACTGGATAACATCGAAAAAGCGATCATATTTTATCACCTGGAAGATTTTTCTCACCGCGAAACAGGTATCAACCTGGGAATATCAGAAGGAAATGTCAGGGTAAAACTCAATCGTGCTAAAAATAAAATTAAAGAACTCATTAAATCACAAGGATATGAATTTTGA
- a CDS encoding SusC/RagA family TonB-linked outer membrane protein → MKFIQWLKAIAIPGPFRPGFFLPKSGHRIIFRTSQHFIKTLLIMKLTALLILLSFFQLRARSVAQTVTFSGKDVPLQKVFSAVEMQTGYFFFYNETLLKGSHPVTLEVANIPLESFLSLLFNDLPLKYSIKKKAIIISGKLVAPVDQVSTPPGITVSGVVYDEKTGMPVSGANVVVNTSGKATKTDEKGMFVLNGIGENAQITISCIGYEKTTLITGKKDAFHTVLMRIAISELDQAVVQGYGLTSKRLATGNIVKISGEEIRKQPVMNPLMALQGRVPGMIVTPTSGNASSPVKVEIRGRNALNPEFFSEPLYVIDGVPQTVLNVKGAPNYNQGVSSGFIQGGISATKGQSPLFSLNPDDIESIEVLMDGDATAIYGSRAANGVILITTKRARPGKTSFNLRIEQGIVMAPRYPKMLTTQEYLAMRREAFTNDGIIPTAANAPDLTVWDTTRNTDWIRDVLGTGKNTAVSAGLSGGDNKTSFSISSNYVKQVDLFNRSGSNQRATLNIALSHHSPNQKLSVNLKANYGFTKVDAMNDNKSAFTLPPNAPPIYNAKGALNYDDWNAVGMGSQYPFVYLLSPAIAKTNSLTSGLSINYELLKGLTLSADAGYTNMQNTNDFFSPIAAQNPARSPLGSATFGRTRNNSWILEPQLRYTRFIGLGSLTVQVGGSLQTVYTSGLTITASGYTNDELLRSISSAPSQMASEGYSEYKYAAVFARINYNWDSKYILNINARRDGSSRFAPGRQFGNFGSIGASWIASEERWLKDRLPSWFNFIKLRGSYGLTGGDNIGDYQYLSQWSAKQPGNFAPMFKYNGLQPYVPIHAVNQQYHWEEVRNIEGALNLGFLKERANLTLAWYRKRSGNQLTELPTPIYTGFPSVVANWVATVQNSGLDVTLNAMLIKKKDLSLSLSFNINNNKNKLIAYPGIESSPYATRYKVGQSLDMKYLLKYVGVDPATGLYSFEDYNKDGKVFKNISVVPGTFDDDRFIAINLAPKYAGGFGTDLRYKDFAFSLYFDFINKMGTHPYLSVTPGKMSNLVLPEEVVNNHWRKPGDKADYARYTSTFLSNNISDSDRAYMDASFIRLNNIALSYSLPEKLVKKAAMQSCSFSITAQNVFTITRYKMDPEIQNMSFNPIPRVITGTLSFNF, encoded by the coding sequence ATGAAATTTATTCAATGGTTGAAAGCCATTGCTATACCCGGGCCTTTCAGGCCAGGCTTCTTTCTCCCTAAATCTGGCCATCGGATCATTTTCAGGACAAGCCAACATTTTATAAAAACACTGCTGATCATGAAATTAACTGCCTTACTGATCCTGCTCAGTTTTTTTCAACTGCGTGCCCGTAGTGTAGCACAGACTGTTACGTTCTCCGGCAAGGATGTTCCATTACAAAAAGTATTCTCGGCAGTGGAAATGCAAACCGGGTATTTCTTTTTCTATAATGAGACTTTGCTGAAAGGAAGTCATCCTGTAACACTAGAGGTTGCAAATATCCCACTGGAGTCATTTCTTTCATTACTGTTCAATGACCTGCCGCTGAAGTATTCAATCAAAAAGAAAGCTATCATTATCAGTGGCAAACTGGTGGCACCTGTTGACCAGGTCAGTACACCGCCAGGCATTACTGTTTCGGGGGTAGTGTATGATGAAAAAACGGGAATGCCGGTATCTGGTGCCAATGTTGTGGTAAATACATCGGGCAAGGCAACGAAGACAGATGAAAAGGGAATGTTTGTACTGAACGGTATTGGTGAGAACGCCCAGATTACGATTTCCTGTATCGGGTATGAAAAGACAACGCTTATTACAGGTAAAAAAGATGCTTTTCATACTGTGCTCATGAGGATTGCCATTAGCGAGCTGGACCAGGCAGTGGTACAGGGCTATGGGCTAACGAGCAAGCGGCTTGCTACAGGAAACATTGTAAAAATATCGGGAGAAGAGATCCGCAAACAGCCAGTAATGAATCCATTGATGGCCTTGCAGGGAAGGGTACCAGGGATGATTGTAACACCTACCAGTGGGAATGCCAGCTCACCTGTGAAAGTGGAAATCAGAGGAAGAAATGCCTTGAACCCTGAGTTTTTTTCCGAGCCTCTGTATGTGATAGATGGTGTTCCGCAAACAGTACTTAATGTAAAAGGAGCACCCAACTATAACCAGGGAGTATCTTCAGGATTCATCCAGGGAGGGATCTCTGCTACGAAGGGCCAAAGCCCTTTATTCAGCCTTAATCCTGACGATATAGAAAGTATAGAGGTCTTAATGGATGGAGATGCCACTGCGATCTACGGTTCCCGTGCTGCAAATGGTGTGATCCTGATCACCACAAAAAGGGCCAGACCGGGAAAAACAAGTTTTAATCTGAGGATAGAACAGGGTATTGTAATGGCACCCAGGTACCCAAAGATGCTCACTACACAAGAATACCTGGCTATGCGGCGTGAGGCTTTTACGAACGATGGTATTATACCTACGGCTGCAAATGCACCCGATCTCACCGTTTGGGATACCACCCGTAATACTGACTGGATAAGGGACGTACTTGGCACGGGTAAAAATACCGCTGTTTCCGCCGGCCTTTCGGGAGGGGATAATAAAACCTCCTTTTCCATTAGTTCCAATTATGTAAAGCAGGTGGACCTGTTCAACAGAAGCGGTTCCAATCAACGGGCTACGCTAAACATCGCATTGAGCCACCACAGTCCTAATCAGAAGTTGTCCGTTAATCTGAAGGCAAATTACGGGTTTACCAAAGTGGATGCGATGAATGATAATAAGTCGGCTTTCACACTTCCACCTAATGCCCCACCTATCTACAACGCTAAAGGTGCTTTGAATTATGATGACTGGAATGCTGTAGGTATGGGTAGCCAGTATCCGTTTGTTTACCTTCTGAGCCCAGCTATTGCTAAAACCAATAGCCTGACCAGCGGCCTTAGTATCAACTATGAGTTACTGAAAGGACTAACACTCAGCGCTGATGCAGGGTACACAAATATGCAGAATACGAACGATTTTTTCAGTCCTATTGCAGCCCAGAACCCGGCCCGTTCTCCGCTGGGCTCTGCTACATTTGGCAGAACAAGGAATAACAGCTGGATACTTGAGCCGCAGTTGAGGTATACCCGTTTCATCGGGCTGGGCAGCCTTACTGTACAGGTGGGGGGATCCTTGCAGACTGTTTATACAAGTGGACTGACCATCACTGCAAGTGGTTATACGAATGATGAACTACTCCGGAGCATAAGCAGTGCACCTTCTCAAATGGCCAGCGAAGGATACAGTGAATACAAATATGCTGCGGTATTTGCCCGTATCAATTATAACTGGGACTCCAAATATATTCTCAATATCAATGCGAGAAGAGATGGGTCATCCCGGTTTGCCCCAGGCAGACAGTTTGGAAATTTCGGTTCAATAGGTGCTTCCTGGATCGCTTCTGAGGAGCGCTGGTTGAAAGATAGATTACCCTCCTGGTTTAATTTTATAAAACTAAGGGGAAGTTATGGACTGACCGGAGGGGATAATATCGGGGATTATCAATACCTCTCGCAATGGAGTGCCAAACAGCCGGGTAATTTTGCCCCGATGTTCAAATACAACGGCCTGCAGCCTTATGTTCCCATACACGCAGTTAACCAGCAATACCACTGGGAAGAAGTCCGGAATATAGAAGGGGCATTGAACCTTGGGTTCCTGAAGGAAAGGGCCAATCTTACCCTGGCCTGGTACCGTAAACGTTCGGGGAATCAGCTAACGGAATTACCTACTCCTATATATACAGGCTTTCCTTCCGTAGTAGCTAACTGGGTTGCAACAGTACAAAACAGCGGGCTGGATGTTACATTGAATGCAATGCTTATTAAGAAAAAAGACCTCTCCCTGTCGCTGAGCTTTAATATCAATAACAACAAAAATAAACTTATTGCCTATCCAGGTATTGAATCCTCTCCTTATGCTACCAGATATAAGGTAGGTCAGTCTCTGGATATGAAATACCTTCTCAAGTATGTAGGAGTTGATCCTGCAACAGGGCTATATAGTTTTGAAGATTATAATAAAGATGGAAAGGTGTTTAAGAATATCAGTGTTGTTCCAGGCACATTTGATGATGACCGGTTTATAGCTATAAACCTGGCTCCAAAATATGCCGGTGGTTTTGGCACTGATCTCAGGTATAAAGACTTTGCTTTTTCGTTGTATTTCGACTTCATCAATAAGATGGGAACGCATCCTTATCTTTCTGTAACACCAGGTAAAATGAGCAACCTGGTTTTGCCTGAAGAGGTTGTCAATAATCACTGGCGTAAGCCAGGTGATAAGGCCGATTATGCCCGTTACACCAGCACTTTCCTGAGTAATAATATTTCGGATTCCGACAGGGCATATATGGATGCTTCCTTTATCCGGTTGAACAATATTGCGTTAAGTTATTCATTGCCCGAAAAACTCGTGAAAAAAGCAGCTATGCAATCATGTAGCTTCTCTATCACTGCGCAGAATGTTTTTACCATCACGAGGTATAAAATGGATCCTGAAATACAGAATATGAGTTTTAATCCGATTCCCAGGGTCATTACCGGAACGCTGTCGTTTAACTTTTAA
- a CDS encoding RNA polymerase sigma factor — MLRGLSYTELHNDKELFRLIATGDEHAYKLLLERHRNNLFGHAMAFLKDTFIAQDVVQEIFLTIWKTRHTLPAVEKPADYLFILARNKIVSEFRKKVTAPMPDGWEQLPVTADLLPDHQLENKQLISLLQSALDQMPPQRRLVFELSRKEGLKYEEIGKQLNISPNTVKVHIVQALSFIRSFIRHQTIILMIWVLF; from the coding sequence TTGTTACGAGGATTGAGCTATACCGAATTACATAATGACAAAGAACTGTTTCGCCTGATTGCAACCGGAGATGAGCATGCTTACAAATTACTGCTTGAAAGGCACAGGAATAACCTGTTCGGTCATGCTATGGCTTTTCTCAAAGATACATTCATAGCGCAGGATGTTGTGCAGGAGATATTCCTGACTATATGGAAAACGCGCCATACATTACCAGCGGTGGAAAAGCCTGCGGACTACCTGTTTATTCTTGCACGTAACAAAATTGTATCCGAATTCCGGAAGAAAGTAACTGCTCCAATGCCTGATGGTTGGGAGCAGTTGCCGGTTACGGCTGACTTGTTGCCGGATCATCAGTTGGAAAATAAGCAATTGATATCACTTCTCCAGTCAGCATTGGATCAAATGCCCCCGCAGCGCCGGTTAGTTTTTGAACTAAGCCGGAAAGAGGGTTTAAAATATGAAGAGATCGGGAAGCAGCTCAATATTTCCCCTAATACAGTGAAAGTACATATAGTGCAGGCGTTATCATTTATCCGCAGCTTCATCCGGCACCAGACCATTATTCTGATGATCTGGGTTCTTTTCTGA
- a CDS encoding HAD-IB family phosphatase: MGRNYYIIDFDSTFTQVEALDELARISLQDHPDREKIYQKIEDLTNLAMEGKLSFRESLTGRVQLLEANRDHLKQLIKHLKKKVSASFSRNKAFFKHHADDVLIVSGGFKEFITPVVSSYHIKKENIYANTFVFDKTGKIIGYDASNPLSDEGGKVKLLKTLKLPGEIYGIGDGHSDFQLKEYGMIKKFYAFTENIERKSVAEKADHVTPSFDEFLYVNKLPRAISYPKNRILCLIIGDVPEEAVQFLKKDGFSIRIKTSFEEKYVPDAGIILLGDGEKIETEKLQRAVKLKTIGYLGNSKKQLSHKLCTQMGIVVFDNPKRPVSIAKKIARFMNNGDTYKSANFPHLQLPRVENSHRLIHIHKNVPGVMAKINQVFAQNKINIVSQFLMTNAQIGYVITDISVEYDKQLLKELKQIEHTIKFRILY, translated from the coding sequence GTGGGTAGAAATTATTATATCATTGATTTTGACAGCACCTTTACGCAAGTTGAAGCACTGGACGAACTGGCACGTATCTCTCTACAAGATCATCCTGACAGGGAAAAAATTTATCAGAAAATAGAAGATCTGACTAACCTGGCCATGGAAGGCAAACTTTCCTTCCGGGAAAGCCTGACAGGCAGGGTACAGTTACTGGAGGCCAACCGGGACCACCTGAAACAGCTTATCAAACACTTAAAGAAAAAAGTGTCTGCTTCCTTTTCCCGTAACAAGGCATTTTTCAAACACCATGCAGACGATGTCCTGATCGTGTCCGGAGGTTTTAAAGAATTTATCACACCTGTAGTCAGCTCCTACCATATTAAAAAGGAAAATATCTACGCTAATACTTTTGTATTTGATAAAACCGGTAAAATCATTGGTTATGATGCCAGCAACCCCCTCTCTGATGAAGGCGGAAAAGTAAAACTGCTCAAAACCCTGAAATTACCCGGTGAAATCTATGGTATCGGAGATGGCCACTCTGATTTCCAGTTGAAAGAATATGGCATGATCAAAAAGTTTTATGCTTTCACAGAAAATATAGAACGTAAATCAGTAGCCGAAAAAGCAGATCACGTTACACCAAGCTTTGATGAGTTCCTGTATGTCAACAAGCTGCCACGTGCCATCTCTTACCCTAAGAACCGTATTTTATGCTTAATCATAGGAGATGTACCAGAAGAAGCAGTCCAATTCCTTAAAAAGGACGGGTTTTCTATCCGTATTAAGACCTCTTTTGAAGAAAAGTATGTACCCGATGCAGGCATTATATTGCTAGGAGACGGGGAAAAGATAGAAACGGAAAAGCTGCAAAGGGCGGTAAAGCTGAAAACCATTGGCTACCTGGGCAACAGCAAAAAACAGCTCTCCCACAAACTTTGCACACAAATGGGGATCGTAGTATTTGACAACCCCAAACGTCCGGTATCAATAGCTAAGAAGATCGCCAGATTCATGAACAATGGGGATACTTATAAAAGCGCTAATTTCCCTCATCTGCAATTACCCCGGGTAGAAAACAGCCACCGCCTCATTCACATTCATAAGAATGTGCCAGGTGTGATGGCTAAAATAAATCAGGTATTTGCGCAGAATAAAATAAATATTGTGAGCCAGTTCCTGATGACCAATGCTCAGATCGGTTATGTCATCACTGACATCAGTGTGGAATACGATAAACAATTACTGAAAGAATTGAAACAAATCGAACATACTATCAAATTCAGGATTTTATACTAA
- a CDS encoding TraB/GumN family protein, producing the protein MKNIIKNIIALIAVFAALFVTIKLKAQEKPLINSMLWEISGNGLQQPSYLFGTIHMICAQDFILQDKVKRSLAKSDRYIMEINLGDTAELRHMQALAIGKQPLSTTLPPADFAFLDSVLQKKTAISLKQLDNFTLLGINSLLMTKSLPCTDVKMYEMELLALAKTQNKLTGALETVAEQGHYFSKGSPDDYTVSQLKLMDDYMMTFNKMVSAYKMEQVQTLYQETTHEKYMDANAKKWMLHERNQNWVERMPQMMAAHSNFFAVGAAHLAGKDGLIALLIAKGYTVKPILK; encoded by the coding sequence ATGAAAAATATCATTAAAAATATCATTGCACTCATCGCTGTATTTGCTGCGCTTTTTGTAACTATTAAGTTAAAAGCCCAGGAAAAACCATTAATCAACTCCATGTTATGGGAAATCAGTGGCAATGGCCTGCAACAGCCTTCCTACCTCTTTGGCACTATACATATGATCTGCGCACAGGATTTCATCCTGCAGGATAAGGTAAAACGAAGCCTGGCAAAAAGCGATCGGTATATTATGGAAATTAATCTCGGAGATACAGCTGAACTACGCCACATGCAAGCGCTGGCTATAGGAAAACAGCCGCTGAGCACCACCCTGCCTCCTGCTGATTTTGCCTTTCTGGATTCCGTTTTACAAAAAAAGACCGCTATTTCACTGAAACAATTGGATAACTTTACTTTGTTGGGAATAAACAGTTTGCTGATGACCAAATCACTGCCCTGTACCGATGTAAAAATGTATGAAATGGAGCTACTTGCTCTGGCCAAAACACAAAACAAGCTTACCGGTGCGTTGGAAACAGTAGCAGAACAAGGACACTATTTCAGTAAAGGCTCTCCGGATGATTATACAGTTTCCCAACTAAAGCTGATGGACGATTATATGATGACATTCAACAAAATGGTCAGCGCCTACAAAATGGAGCAGGTCCAAACCTTGTATCAGGAAACAACCCATGAAAAATACATGGATGCAAATGCGAAAAAATGGATGTTACATGAGCGAAATCAGAACTGGGTGGAACGTATGCCTCAAATGATGGCAGCGCATAGCAACTTCTTTGCTGTTGGCGCTGCACATCTGGCCGGCAAAGACGGACTGATTGCTCTCCTGATCGCCAAAGGATATACGGTAAAACCTATTCTAAAATAA
- a CDS encoding FecR family protein: MQADKFRELIEKYLDERIQEEEKQLLASMLQDQAYIKMFDEMVLELLTNRTYELETSQAIKASIDQYLHEQVNATREAGHSFSRTAPQVRLWHTAWFRVAAVIIVVLGIAIGFLMSDKSTRKEAPVLVNGGKLGGMDVAPGHEGAILTIANGEKIVLDSLDNGVVATQSGTLMLLNNGALSYDHTNASAVNYHTLTTPRGRQFQLRLPDGSKVWLNAASSIIYPTVFTGKERLVQITGEAYFEIEKDAAMPFRVKVDDQVGIAVLGTRFNVKAYPDDKTVQTTLLEGAVRVDADDHHLTMKPGEQALLQPDRHIVLEGNVDVEKAVAWKEGIFYFEEVPFTEIMHQLERWYDIEVKYAGPVPSLHFKGKLPQDLTLSQVTEALKEVGVNFSIEGRTLTVMP; this comes from the coding sequence ATGCAGGCAGACAAATTTAGAGAACTAATAGAGAAATACCTGGATGAGCGTATCCAGGAAGAGGAGAAGCAGTTGCTGGCCAGCATGTTGCAGGACCAGGCCTACATAAAGATGTTTGATGAAATGGTGCTTGAACTGCTGACTAACCGTACCTATGAACTTGAAACAAGTCAGGCCATCAAAGCGTCTATTGATCAATATTTGCATGAGCAGGTTAATGCCACCCGTGAAGCGGGGCATTCTTTCTCCCGCACTGCTCCGCAGGTCCGTTTATGGCATACAGCCTGGTTCAGGGTAGCTGCGGTAATAATAGTAGTGTTAGGTATCGCCATAGGTTTTCTGATGTCTGACAAATCTACCAGAAAGGAAGCCCCTGTGCTTGTTAACGGGGGCAAGCTGGGAGGAATGGATGTTGCCCCGGGGCATGAGGGAGCTATCCTTACGATAGCAAATGGGGAAAAGATCGTGCTGGATAGTTTGGATAATGGCGTGGTAGCTACACAGAGCGGAACACTGATGCTGCTGAATAACGGGGCACTTTCCTATGACCATACAAATGCCAGTGCTGTTAATTACCACACGCTCACTACCCCCAGAGGGCGCCAGTTCCAGTTACGGCTTCCGGATGGGTCTAAAGTATGGCTGAATGCAGCTTCATCCATTATCTATCCAACGGTATTTACCGGAAAGGAACGATTGGTTCAAATAACAGGGGAAGCATATTTCGAAATAGAGAAAGATGCCGCGATGCCTTTTCGGGTAAAAGTGGATGACCAGGTTGGTATAGCAGTGCTGGGTACCCGTTTTAATGTGAAGGCATATCCCGACGACAAGACGGTTCAAACAACATTGCTGGAAGGTGCTGTGCGGGTAGATGCGGATGATCATCATCTTACGATGAAGCCCGGAGAACAGGCGCTGTTGCAACCCGACAGGCATATTGTGCTGGAAGGAAATGTGGATGTAGAAAAGGCCGTGGCATGGAAGGAAGGGATTTTCTATTTTGAAGAAGTACCGTTTACAGAAATAATGCACCAGCTGGAACGCTGGTATGATATAGAAGTAAAATATGCTGGTCCTGTGCCATCTCTGCATTTTAAAGGCAAGCTTCCACAGGATCTTACTTTATCACAAGTTACAGAAGCGCTCAAGGAGGTGGGCGTCAATTTCAGTATTGAAGGAAGAACATTAACAGTAATGCCATAA
- a CDS encoding RagB/SusD family nutrient uptake outer membrane protein, translating to MRISCKRSYIMACCLLQGLLFLSCKKLVSISGPIDTLTTEKMFNSEQQAEGAMIGVYHVMIHGTVSSNIVSVGFSSFSAGLATIAGGLSAGEFYNSNGPISPSYYALITNRLTNDNSEVPGNIWSSAYNTVYGANSVIEGIATSTSPQLRDSVRKELTGEAKFVRAFCYFYLTNFFGDLPLALTVDFNQTAGVAKTSQPEIYKQIISDLLDAESTLPSDYSVGKGKRVRPNKWAATAMLAKAYLFLGDHVSAAAKATDVINQAALYQLEPVNNVFKTTSREVIWQLMQTEDPASALKNATPEGNVFLPHILYKEIAPFNLSDDLLRVFEPGDQRYVDWIDSTMNIVNGVSQGKTYYPAKYKVGFANSVAGAPAEEYYVVSRLAEQYLIRAEARANGANGGLTGAIDDLNKVRKRAGLELLPVSMDLAAVKKAIAQERQTELFAEWGNRWLDLKRTGTAHDVLSNTSIKQPWEGDYQLLYPIPPTEIQRNSRLTQNQGY from the coding sequence ATGCGTATATCCTGTAAACGTAGCTATATTATGGCATGCTGCTTATTGCAAGGCTTGCTATTTCTTTCCTGCAAAAAACTGGTATCCATATCCGGACCTATTGATACGCTCACCACGGAAAAGATGTTCAATTCCGAACAGCAGGCTGAAGGAGCGATGATAGGGGTGTATCATGTGATGATTCATGGTACCGTTTCCAGCAACATTGTTAGTGTAGGGTTCTCTTCTTTCAGTGCAGGGCTTGCTACGATAGCCGGCGGTTTGTCTGCCGGAGAATTCTATAATAGTAACGGTCCCATTAGTCCTTCCTACTATGCTTTAATTACCAACCGGCTCACGAATGACAATAGCGAGGTGCCTGGCAACATATGGAGTTCTGCCTATAATACTGTGTATGGTGCTAATTCTGTAATAGAAGGTATTGCAACATCTACTTCCCCTCAGCTGCGAGACAGTGTCAGGAAAGAACTGACCGGAGAAGCCAAGTTTGTACGGGCATTCTGTTACTTTTATCTGACTAATTTTTTTGGGGATCTGCCCCTGGCACTAACGGTCGATTTTAACCAGACGGCCGGAGTTGCGAAAACTTCGCAGCCAGAAATTTACAAGCAGATCATAAGCGATCTGCTGGATGCGGAAAGTACATTGCCTTCGGACTATTCAGTAGGAAAGGGAAAGAGAGTACGTCCCAACAAATGGGCGGCTACTGCCATGTTGGCTAAAGCTTATCTTTTCCTTGGTGATCATGTAAGTGCTGCTGCAAAGGCCACAGATGTTATTAACCAGGCCGCATTGTACCAATTGGAGCCTGTAAATAATGTGTTCAAAACAACCAGCCGGGAAGTTATCTGGCAGTTGATGCAAACGGAAGATCCCGCTTCTGCGCTGAAAAATGCAACACCGGAAGGGAATGTGTTTTTGCCACATATACTGTATAAGGAAATAGCTCCATTTAATCTTTCTGATGATTTGTTGCGTGTGTTTGAGCCGGGAGATCAACGTTATGTTGACTGGATCGACAGCACCATGAACATTGTGAATGGTGTATCGCAAGGCAAAACCTATTACCCTGCCAAGTACAAGGTTGGTTTCGCAAATTCGGTAGCAGGTGCACCCGCAGAGGAATATTATGTGGTGTCCAGGCTGGCCGAACAATACCTTATCAGGGCAGAAGCAAGGGCGAATGGTGCCAACGGGGGACTTACAGGTGCTATTGATGATCTGAACAAAGTGCGTAAAAGAGCAGGGTTGGAGCTGTTACCTGTTTCAATGGACCTCGCTGCAGTGAAAAAAGCCATAGCCCAGGAGCGGCAGACAGAACTTTTTGCAGAATGGGGCAACCGCTGGCTTGATCTGAAACGAACCGGCACCGCTCATGATGTACTTTCAAATACTTCAATAAAGCAACCGTGGGAGGGAGATTACCAACTGTTATATCCAATCCCCCCGACGGAGATCCAACGTAACTCGAGGTTAACGCAAAACCAAGGGTACTGA